A region from the Drosophila mauritiana strain mau12 chromosome 2L, ASM438214v1, whole genome shotgun sequence genome encodes:
- the LOC117151095 gene encoding ring canal kelch protein, producing MIALSALLTKYTIGIMSNLSNGNSNNNNQQQQQQQGQNPQQQAQNEGGAGAEFVAPPPGLGAAVGVAAMQQRNRLLQQQQHHHQNPAAEGSGLERGSCLLRYASQNSLDESSQKHVQRPNGKERGTVGQYSNEQHTARSFDAMNEMRKQKQLCDVILVADDVEIHAHRMVLASCSPYFYAMFTSFEESRQARITLQSVDARALELLIDYVYTATVEVNEDNVQVLLTAANLLQLTDVRDACCDFLQTQLDASNCLGIREFADIHACVELLNYAETYIEQHFNEVIQFDEFLNLSHEQVISLIGNDRISVPNEERVYECVIAWLRYDVPMREQFTSLLMEHVRLPFLSKEYITQRVDKEILLEGNIVCKNLIIEALTYHLLPTETKSARTVPRKPVGMPKILLVIGGQAPKAIRSVEWYDLREEKWYQAAEMPNRRCRSGLSVLGDKVYAVGGFNGSLRVRTVDVYDPATDQWANCSNMEARRSTLGVAVLNGCIYAVGGFDGTTGLSSAEMYDPKTDIWRFIASMSTRRSSVGVGVVHGLLYAVGGYDGFTRQCLSSVERYNPDTDTWFAVAEMSSRRSGAGVGVLNNILYAVGGHDGPMVRRSVEAYDCETNSWRSVADMSYCRRNAGVVAHDGLLYVVGGDDGTSNLASVEVYCPDSDSWRILPALMTIGRSYAGVCMIDKPMUMEEQGALARQAASLAIALLDDENSQAEGTMEGAIGGAIYGNLAPAGGAAAAAAPAAPAQAPQPNHPHYENIYAPIGQPSNNNNGSNSNQAAAIANANAPANAEEIQQQPPPAPTEPNANNNPQPPTAAAPAPPQQQQQAQPQPQQPQRILPMNNYRNDLYDRSAAGGVCSAYDVPRAVRSGLGYRRNFRIDMQNGNRCGSGLRCTPLYTNSRSNCQRQRSFDDTESTDGYNLPYTGAGTMRYENIYEQIRDEPLYRTSAANRVPLYTRLDVLGHGIGRIERHLSSSCGNIDHYNLGGHYAVLGHSHFGTVGHIRLNANGSGAAAPGVVGSGTCNVPNCQGYMTGAGSTVPVEYANVKVPVKNSASSFFSCLHGENSQSMTNIYKTSGTAAAMAAHNSPLTPNVSMERASRSASAGAAGSAAAAVEEHSAAADSIPSSSNINANRTTGAIPKVKTASKPAKESGGSSTAASPILDKTTSTGSGKSVTLAKKTSTAAARSSSSGDTNGNGTLNRISKSSLQWLLVNKWLPLWIGQGPDCKVIDFNFMFSRDCVSCDTASVASQMSNPYGTPRLSGLPQDMVRFQSSCAGACAAAGAASTIRRDANAARPLHSTLSRLRNGAEKRNPNRVAGNYQYEDPSYENVHVQWQNGFEFGRSRDYDPNSTYHQQRPMLQRARSESPTFSNQQRRLQRQGAQAQQQSQQPKPPGSPDPYKNYKLNADNNTFKPKPTAADELEGAVGGAVAEIALPEVDIEVVDPVSLSDNETETTSSQNNPPGTTNSNNLNEHND from the exons GAGATGAGAAA ACAAAAACAGCTCTGTGATGTGATATTGGTGGCCGACGATGTGGAAATCCACGCCCACCGCATGGTGCTGGCCTCATGCAGTCCGTACTTCTATGCTATGTTCACCAGCTTCGAGGAGTCGCGGCAGGCGAGGATCACCCTCCAGAGTGTCGATGCCCGGGCCTTGGAGCTGCTCATCGACTACGTATACACTGCCACGGTGGAGGTGAACGAGGATAACGTGCAGGTCCTCTTGACCGCCGCCAACCTGCTACAGCTCACGGATGTGCGAGATGCCTGCTGCGACTTCCTGCAAACGCAGCTGGATGCGAGTAATTGCCTCGGCATCCGGGAGTTCGCTGATATTCATGCCTGCGTGGAACTTCTCAATTACGCAGAGACCTACATCGAGCAACATTTCAA CGAGGTGATCCAGTTCGATGAGTTTCTGAACCTCTCGCACGAGCAGGTCATCAGCCTGATTGGAAACGACCGGATTTCGGTTCCAAATGAGGAGCGCGTATACGAGTGCGTCATCGCTTGGTTGCGCTACGATGTTCCGATGCGGGAGCAGTTCACCTCGTTGCTCATGGAGCATGTGCGTCTGCCGTTCCTGTCTAAGGAGTACATCACACAGCGCGTGGACAAAGAGATCCTTCTCGAGGGCAATATCGTGTGCAAGAATCTCATCATTGAAGCATTGACCTATCATCTACTGCCCACTGAGACAAAGTCCGCTAGAACGGTGCCCAGGAAGCCGGTGGGCATGCCCAAGATACTGCTCGTTATTGGAGGACAAGCACCCAAGGCTATacgatcggtggagtggtATGATCTGCGAGAGGAAAAGTGGTACCAGGCCGCCGAAATGCCCAACCGCAGATGCCGCTCCGGCTTAAGTGTCCTGGGTGACAAGGTCTATGCTGTCGGAGGTTTCAATGGATCCCTGCGTGTGCGCACCGTAGATGTCTACGATCCTGCAACGGATCAGTGGGCAAACTGCAGCAACATGGAGGCCAGACGATCTACCCTGGGAGTAGCTGTCCTCAATGGTTGCATATACGCCGTGGGCGGATTCGATGGCACAACGGGTCTGTCGAGTGCCGAGATGTATGATCCCAAGACTGACATCTGGCGGTTTATCGCCTCTATGTCCACGCGTCGCAGTTCTGTGGGCGTAGGCGTCGTCCACGGACTCCTTTATGCCGTGGGCGGGTACGATGGCTTCACTCGTCAGTGCTTATCTTCAGTGGAGCGCTATAATCCGGACACGGACACATGGTTTGCTGTGGCGGAAATGAGTTCGCGCAGGAGTGGCGCCGGAGTGGGAGTGCTGAACAATATTCTATATGCCGTTGGCGGTCACGATGGTCCCATGGTCAGAAGATCCGTTGAAGCCTACGATTGTGAAACTAACTCCTGGCGTTCGGTGGCAGACATGTCATATTGCCGGCGAAATGCGGGAGTGGTGGCTCACGATGGCCTGCTGTATGTGGTCGGTGGCGATGATGGCACCTCAAACCTCGCTTCTGTGGAGGTCTACTGCCCAGACTCGGACAGTTGGAGAATACTGCCTGCTTTGATGACCATCGGACGCAGCTATGCGGGCGTGTGTATGATCGACAAGCCCATGTGAATGGAAGAGCAGGGTGCATTGGCCCG CCAAGCTGCTTCGTTGGCCATCGCACTGCTGGATGATGAGAATAGCCAGGCGGAGGGCACGATGGAGGGCGCCATTGGTGGTGCCATCTACGGCAATCTGGCGCCGGCTGGTGGGGCTGCAGCGgctgcagctccagctgcGCCGGCTCAAGCTCCCCAGCCAAATCATCCGCACTACGAGAACATCTACGCGCCAATTGGACAGcctagcaacaacaacaacggcagcaacagcaaccaaGCTGCAGCCATcgccaatgccaatgccccTGCAAATGCCGAGGAAATTCAGCAACAACCACCACCAGCTCCCACTGAACCTAATGCCAACAATAATCCGCaaccaccaacagcagcagctccagcaccaccacaacaacaacagcaagcaCAGCCACAGCCACAACAACCTCAACGCATACTGCCCATGAATAACTATAGGAATGATTTGTATGATCGATCTGCCGCCGGTGGAGTCTGCTCCGCCTACGATGTTCCCAGAGCCGTGAGATCTGGCCTTGGGTACCGACGCAACTTTAGGATAGATATGCAGAATG GAAATCGATGTGGAAGTGGTCTTCGTTGTACTCCACTTTATACGAACAGTCGATCCAATTGTCAACGCCAGCGCAGTTTTGACGACACTGAGTCCACGGATGGCTACAATTTGCCCTACACCGGAGCGGGAACAATGCGATACGAGAACATATATGAGCAGATTCGAGATGAGCCACTTTACCGCACATCCGCTGCCAATCGAGTGCCGCTCTACACACGTCTTGACGTTTTGGGTCATGGAATCGGAAGAATTGAAAGGCACCTTAGCTCGTCATGCGGCAACATCGATCACTATAACTTGGGCGGACATTACGCGGTATTGGGACACTCGCACTTTGGAACCGTGGGACACATTCGATTGAACGCAAATGGATCGGGAGCAGCAGCTCCTGGCGTAGTTGGGAGCGGCACATGCAATGTTCCAAATTGTCAAGGCTATATGACAGGAGCTGGATCCACAGTTCCTGTGGAGTACGCCAATGTTAAGGTTCCTGTGAAAAACAGTGCATCTAGTTTCTTCAGCTGCCTGCATGGTGAGAACTCGCAGAGTATGACCAATATTTACAAAACGTCTGGAACGGCAGCTGCCATGGCTGCCCATAATTCCCCATTAACGCCAAATGTGTCCATGGAGCGAGCATCCCGCTCCGCGTCCGCGGGGGCAGCTGgatcagctgcagcagctgttgAAGAGCATTCTGCGGCGGCTGATAGTATTCCAAGCTCATCCAACATTAATGCCAATCGAACAACAGGAGCCATTCCGAAAGTGAAAACAGCCAGCAAGCCAGCTAAGGAGTCGGGAGGATCCTCCACGGCCGCATCGCCAATTTTAGATAAAACTACATCCACTGGATCGGGAAAGAGCGTAACCTTGGCGAAGAAAACTTCCACAGCAGCAGCGCGCTCGAGCTCGTCTGGAGATACCAATGGCAATGGCACTTTGAATCGGATCTCCAAGTCCAGTTTGCAATGGCTACTAGTAAACAAATGGCTGCCGCTGTGGATTGGTCAGGGCCCCGATTGCAAG GTGATCGACTTCAACTTCATGTTTTCCCGTGACTGTGTGAGTTGCGACACAGCTTCAGTGGCATCTCAGATGTCAAACCCGTATGGCACACCCCGTTTGAGTGGTCTTCCCCAGGATATGGTGCGCTTCCAGAGTTCTTGCGCTGGAGCTTGTGCGGCAGCCGGAGCAGCTTCTACAATACGAAGAGACGCAAATGCAGCTCGCCCACTGCACAGCACTTTGAGTCGCCTGAGGAACGGAGCTGAAAAGAGAAACCCCAATAGGGTTGCTGGAAACTATCAGTACGAGGATCCTTCCTACGAAAATGTGCACGTTCAGTGGCAAAATGGTTTTGAATTCGGAAGATCCCGCGACTACGATCCCAATTCCACCTATCATCAGCAGCGTCCTATGCTGCAACGGGCTAGATCGGAAAGTCCCACCTTCAGCAATCAGCAGAGGCGACTCCAGCGCCAAGGAGCTCAAGCTCAACAGCAATCACAGCAGCCTAAGCCTCCTGGATCTCCAGATCCATATAAGAACTACAAACTTAATGCTGATAACAACACCTTCAAGCCTAAGCCTACCGCTGCCGATGAGCTCGAGGGAGCTGTTGGTGGAGCTGTAGCTGAAATAGCGCTTCCTGAAGTTGATATCGAAGTTGTAGATCCTGTCAGCTTAAGTGATAACGAGACTGAGACAACCAGCAGTCAAAACAACCCTCCAGGCACTACCAACAGCAATAATCTGAACGAGCACAATGATTAA